The uncultured Fretibacterium sp. genome contains the following window.
GTTCGGTCGGCTGGCCAAGCTGCCCAACGAGGGCGTGCCCTATCCCATCCTGGTGTTCTCCGCGATGCTGCCGTGGCAGTACTTCGCCAACGCGATGCAGGAGAGCTCGAATTCCCTTATAGCGGAGTCGCGCCTGATCAGCAAGGTGTACTTTCCGCGACTGATCGTTCCGGCCAGCTCGGTCATCGTCAGTGCTGTGGACTTCCTGATCTCCCTGGCGCTTTTGGGGCTGCTGATGTTGGGATACGGCTTCGTCCCCTCCTGGACGCTCCTGTTCATGCCGTTTTTCTTTTTGCTCGCGACCCTGGCGGCCTTGGGGGCGGGGTTCTGGCTGTCCGCCCTGAACGTGAAGTATCGGGACTTCCGTTATATCGTCCCGTTCCTGGTGCAGTTCGGCCTCTACGTCTCGCCCGTGGGGTTCTCCAGCTCCGTCGTGCCCGAACGCTGGCGGCTGCTCTACAGCCTCAACCCCATGGTCGGGGTGATCGACGGGTTTCGGTGGTGCGTGCAGGGGACGGCGAGCTCGCTCTACCTGCCGGGTTTCCTGATCTCCGCGGCGATTTCCGTCCTGGCCTTTTTCAGTGGGATGTGGTTCTTCCGCCGCACCGAGCGTTTCTTCGCGGACTTCATCTGAGGGGAGCGAGTGCCATGGAGGAGAAGCGGGAGCTGAACCCGTCACAGAAAGACTTTCTTCTGGAGGCCGCTGGGCGGTATATCTGGTGGCA
Protein-coding sequences here:
- a CDS encoding ABC transporter permease; this encodes MTDNSTNAGFDLVIEPNRTTVAFFRELLRYRELFYFLAWRDILVRYKQTVIGIAWSVIRPLLTMLVFTVVFGRLAKLPNEGVPYPILVFSAMLPWQYFANAMQESSNSLIAESRLISKVYFPRLIVPASSVIVSAVDFLISLALLGLLMLGYGFVPSWTLLFMPFFFLLATLAALGAGFWLSALNVKYRDFRYIVPFLVQFGLYVSPVGFSSSVVPERWRLLYSLNPMVGVIDGFRWCVQGTASSLYLPGFLISAAISVLAFFSGMWFFRRTERFFADFI